In Silene latifolia isolate original U9 population chromosome X, ASM4854445v1, whole genome shotgun sequence, the following proteins share a genomic window:
- the LOC141620584 gene encoding scarecrow-like transcription factor PAT1, whose protein sequence is MLVNTCTLSFELVEQLSSFEVVLQHLTFYPEDALAVNFPYILHSQERDAREFPKQLVKACEELVSGVVTLVEQESNRNTAPFPYIMSALFELINIDMLRDNKDWTNVEQHCLGRDVVNIIACEGVGMEVAVLNGRV, encoded by the coding sequence ATGCTTGTGAATACATGTACACTTTCATTTGAGCTTGTGGAACAACTTTCTAGTTTTGAGGTCGTACTTCAGCATCTAACTTTCTACCCTGAAGATGCCTTAGCTGTGAATTTTCCCTACATTTTACACTCACAAGAGCGTGATGCCCGAGAGTTCCCGAAACAGCTTGTTAAGGCCTGTGAAGAGTTGGTCTCCGGGGTAGTCACCCTTGTTGAGCAAGAGTCGAACAGAAACACAGCGCCTTTTCCCTACATTATGTCGGCCTTATTTGAGTTGATAAACATTGACATGCTCAGAGATAACAAGGATTGGACCAATGTTGAGCAGCATTGTCTAGGTAGGGATGTTGTGAACATTATAGCGTGTGAGGGTGTGGGAATGGAGGTTGCGGTTCTTAATGGCAGGGTGTAG
- the LOC141617682 gene encoding NADH-ubiquinone oxidoreductase 20.9 kDa subunit-like, whose product MNTDITASAKPEYPVVDRNPPFTKVVGNFSTLDYLRFATITGVSVTVGYLSGIKPGIKGPSMVTGGLIGLMGGFMYAYQNSAGRLMGFFPNEDEVARYKKRLNL is encoded by the exons ATGAACACCGACATTACTGCATCGGCAAAACCAGAGTACCCAGTTGTAGATCGCAACCCACCTTTCACTAAAGTCGTCGGTAACTTCAGTACTCTCGATTACCTCCGTTTCGCCACCATTACCGGCGTTTCCGTTACAGTCGGTTACTTATCCG GAATTAAGCCAGGTATTAAGGGACCATCAATGGTTACAGGAGGATTGATTGGATTGATGGGTGGCTTCATGTATGCTTACCAGAATTCTGCCGGAAGACTTATGGGATTCTTTCCTAATGAGGATGAGGTAGCTCGTTACAAGAAGCGTCTTAATCTTTGA
- the LOC141621974 gene encoding uncharacterized protein LOC141621974 has product MQGMWVSMKENMDCRNSVNGGVCHPKQHNIMHQASMGSITSSKRMLIPPSIFTEVGEADLSRKVVEKILGNALTNPTAKIMKIRKVFRVKNSPQVVDTFEAYRGAIKTKAKERDQKHTRSMVDGNELLGFYVTTVTCFSRESRPISAPCEFSDCNLCQLFGFSFDINNTEKPGMQLNINSEALRESIKGQSRGKKSKRAVIICRIIAGRIRSVNDRRSDDEYDSIVKKGFYLNSQNLIVSNPNAVLPCFVVILN; this is encoded by the exons ATGCAGGGAATGTGGGTGTCAATGAAGGAGAACATGGACTGCAGGAACAGCGTAAACGGCGGCGTCTGCCACCCGAAGCAACACAACATTATGCATCAAGCTTCCATGGGAAGTATAACAAGCAGTAAAAGAATGCTTATTCCACCAAGCATCTTTACAG AAGTGGGAGAAGCAGATCTATCAAGGAAGGTTGTTGAAAAGATCTTGGGAAATGCTCTAACCAATCCGACAGCGAAAATCATGAAGATCAGAAAGGTCTTTAGAGTGAAAAATTCACCTCAAGTAGTGGATACATTTGAGGCGTATAGAGGGGCAATAAAGACGAAAGCTAAGGAAAGAGATCAGAAACACACAAGAAGCATGGTGGACGGGAATGAACTCCTCGGTTTCTATGTGACTACCGTCACTTGTTTTAGCAGAGAATCAAGACCTATCTCGGCACCTTGCGAATTCTCTGACTGCAACTTGTGCCAGTTATTTGGGTTTAGTTTTgacataaataacacagaaaaGCCAGGAATGCAACTAAATATAAACAGTGAGGCGTTAAGAGAGAGCATTAAGGGACAGTCTAGGGGAAAGAAGTCGAAGAGGGCTGTGATTATCTGCAGGATTATTGCAGGAAGGATTAGAAGTGTTAATGACAGGAGAAGTGATGACGAATATGATTCAATTGTGAAGAAAGGGTTTTATCTCAATTCTCAGAATCTTATTGTCAGCAATCCTAATGCCGTACTTCCTTGCTTTGTAGTGATACTGAACTGA